From the Roseibium salinum genome, one window contains:
- the tssB gene encoding type VI secretion system contractile sheath small subunit, whose protein sequence is MASNSGQSFIKRNRPPRVHIFYEDPFDAEQKVELPFVMGIMADLSGDSPGAEKPDIDERKLLDIDMDNFSKRMEAIQPGTSFNVKDKLSGEENTKMSVQLRFKSMDDFTPGKVAEQVPALKKLLDARRSLAALRTMMDGRVQAISQLEELTRDPALMQALAQQIEAEKAQPDGGADKGSGTEEA, encoded by the coding sequence ATGGCATCGAATAGCGGGCAAAGCTTCATCAAACGTAACAGACCTCCTCGTGTTCACATTTTCTACGAGGACCCGTTCGACGCGGAGCAGAAAGTCGAGCTGCCCTTCGTCATGGGCATTATGGCAGACCTTTCGGGCGACAGTCCCGGCGCCGAAAAGCCGGACATCGACGAGCGCAAGCTCCTCGATATCGACATGGACAACTTCAGCAAGCGAATGGAAGCCATCCAGCCTGGCACTTCGTTCAACGTGAAGGACAAACTGTCCGGCGAGGAAAACACCAAGATGAGTGTCCAGCTCCGTTTCAAGAGCATGGACGATTTCACACCGGGCAAGGTGGCCGAACAGGTTCCGGCCCTGAAGAAACTTCTTGATGCACGCCGCAGTCTCGCAGCTCTGCGGACAATGATGGACGGACGCGTTCAGGCCATCAGCCAGCTTGAGGAGCTGACCCGGGATCCGGCCTTGATGCAGGCCCTTGCGCAGCAAATCGAAGCCGAAAAAGCGCAGCCCGATGGCGGCGCGGACAAAGGCAGCGGTACGGAGGAGGCGTAA
- the tssC gene encoding type VI secretion system contractile sheath large subunit: MTNTDTSAQTSGAPAGEVTGERSPEEFASILKQNFRIKSENDTANQLVDSAMSTFLAEALSDQALIKDDVYDTIDEMIAKLDEKLTAQVNEIIHAPEFQKLESAWRGLDYLVHQSETDASLKLQFLNISKSELAGVFKSYRGAKWDQSPLFKQIYEAEFGQLGGQPYGCLVGDYEFSYDPQDITILRGMAKISAASHAPFLAAADPQLMQMESWTELPAKRDLSKIFDTEIHAQWRTLRESEDARYLGLTLPRVLARQPYGAKSDPVEEFAFEEEFGDNSHDKYGWMNSAYAMAANINRAYKEYGWTVRIRGVESGGLVENLPTHVFETDDGGVDQKCPAEIAISDRREHEISRLGLIPLIHRKNTDQAAFLGAQSVFKPRQFSGPDGKDATASDNLSARLPYMFAVTRFAHYLKVMVRNKIGSTKETAQLQRWLNDWIMDYVDGDPDNSTEETKARKPLREAKVTIVPDEENPGYYRAQFFLRPHYQLEGMDIGMSLASRIPQDGN; encoded by the coding sequence ATGACCAACACGGATACAAGCGCTCAAACAAGTGGCGCACCAGCCGGCGAAGTGACGGGGGAACGGAGCCCTGAGGAATTCGCCTCGATCCTGAAACAGAACTTTCGCATCAAGAGCGAAAACGATACGGCCAACCAGTTGGTTGACAGTGCCATGTCCACGTTCCTGGCGGAAGCATTGTCCGACCAGGCGCTCATCAAGGACGACGTGTACGACACGATCGACGAGATGATCGCGAAGCTTGACGAAAAGCTGACGGCACAGGTGAACGAGATCATCCATGCCCCGGAGTTCCAGAAGCTGGAAAGCGCCTGGCGCGGTCTGGACTACCTGGTCCACCAGTCGGAAACCGATGCTTCGCTGAAGCTGCAGTTCCTCAACATTTCGAAGAGCGAACTTGCCGGCGTCTTCAAGAGCTATCGCGGCGCCAAGTGGGATCAGAGCCCGCTGTTCAAGCAGATCTACGAAGCTGAATTCGGCCAGCTTGGCGGCCAGCCTTACGGCTGTCTGGTCGGTGATTACGAGTTCTCCTATGACCCGCAGGACATCACCATTCTGCGCGGCATGGCGAAAATCTCGGCGGCATCACATGCGCCGTTCCTGGCAGCTGCCGATCCGCAGCTGATGCAGATGGAGAGCTGGACGGAGCTTCCGGCCAAGCGCGATCTGTCCAAGATCTTCGACACGGAGATCCATGCACAGTGGCGGACCTTGCGGGAATCCGAAGATGCACGCTATCTGGGCCTGACCCTGCCGCGCGTGCTCGCCCGCCAGCCCTATGGCGCCAAGTCGGACCCGGTCGAGGAATTCGCCTTCGAAGAGGAATTCGGCGATAACAGCCACGACAAATACGGCTGGATGAACTCCGCCTATGCCATGGCCGCAAACATCAATCGGGCCTACAAGGAATACGGCTGGACGGTGCGGATCCGCGGCGTTGAAAGCGGCGGGTTGGTCGAGAATCTGCCGACCCACGTGTTTGAGACCGATGATGGCGGCGTCGATCAGAAATGCCCTGCAGAGATTGCCATCTCCGACCGCCGGGAGCACGAAATCTCCCGTCTGGGCCTGATCCCGCTGATCCACCGCAAGAACACGGACCAGGCCGCTTTCCTTGGCGCGCAATCCGTCTTCAAGCCGAGGCAGTTCTCCGGACCGGACGGCAAGGATGCAACCGCATCCGACAACCTGTCGGCCCGCCTGCCCTACATGTTCGCGGTCACCCGGTTTGCCCATTACCTGAAAGTGATGGTGCGCAACAAGATCGGTTCGACCAAGGAAACGGCGCAGCTGCAGCGGTGGCTGAACGACTGGATCATGGACTATGTGGACGGCGATCCGGACAACTCGACCGAGGAAACCAAGGCGCGCAAGCCGCTTCGGGAAGCCAAGGTCACCATTGTCCCCGACGAGGAAAACCCCGGCTATTACCGGGCCCAGTTCTTCCTCCGTCCGCATTACCAGCTGGAAGGCATGGATATCGGCATGAGCCTTGCCTCCCGCATTCCGCAGGACGGAAACTGA
- a CDS encoding Hcp family type VI secretion system effector, whose translation MAVDVYLELEGIKGEAQDKTHKDKIDVLSWSWGASQSGTTHMGGGSGSGKAHFQDLSITKFVDKSTPVLLQHLSTGKHIAKGTLLVRKAAGDSPLEYIKIEMKDIIVTNLSTGGSGSDDRITESCTLNFGEYKYIYTEQKPDGSKGAAPEFAWDIAANEKK comes from the coding sequence ATGGCTGTCGATGTTTATCTGGAACTTGAGGGCATCAAGGGTGAAGCTCAGGACAAAACGCACAAGGACAAGATTGACGTCCTGTCCTGGTCCTGGGGTGCATCCCAGTCCGGCACCACCCACATGGGCGGCGGTTCCGGCTCAGGCAAGGCGCATTTTCAGGACCTGAGCATCACCAAGTTTGTCGACAAATCGACCCCGGTTCTGCTTCAGCACCTGTCTACCGGCAAACATATCGCCAAAGGGACCCTGCTGGTCCGCAAGGCCGCCGGAGACTCCCCGCTGGAATACATCAAGATCGAAATGAAGGACATTATCGTCACCAACCTTTCGACCGGCGGCAGCGGTTCCGACGACCGCATCACGGAAAGCTGCACGCTGAACTTCGGTGAGTACAAGTACATCTACACCGAACAGAAGCCGGACGGCTCCAAAGGCGCGGCTCCGGAGTTCGCCTGGGACATCGCGGCGAACGAAAAGAAATAA
- the tssE gene encoding type VI secretion system baseplate subunit TssE: MAKSTMKMHSPLMWAFRAVDDPDYKAARARQNELKDGQKLKSGRRLSRAYGLSEHALLAEVRRDLQSLLNTVNLNSAQDLSDFPEVATSVLNYGLPDLSVHVVDTARIDSLADDIREALVRFEPRMDPRTLQVTRDDNTDSDTFKVRFVIKAEIRCDPVRVGSEFIADVDPAYGRIKIIGATA, from the coding sequence ATGGCTAAATCAACTATGAAGATGCACTCCCCGCTCATGTGGGCTTTCCGGGCCGTGGACGATCCGGACTACAAGGCTGCCCGGGCTCGCCAGAACGAATTGAAGGACGGGCAGAAACTCAAGTCCGGACGCCGGCTTTCCCGTGCCTATGGCCTCTCAGAACACGCGCTTCTCGCTGAGGTTCGCCGCGACCTTCAGTCCCTTCTGAACACGGTGAACCTGAATTCGGCTCAGGATCTGTCCGATTTCCCCGAAGTGGCCACGTCCGTTCTCAATTACGGTCTGCCGGATCTTTCCGTGCATGTGGTCGATACGGCCCGGATCGACAGCCTCGCCGACGACATCCGCGAGGCGCTCGTTCGCTTCGAACCGCGAATGGATCCGCGTACACTCCAGGTGACCAGAGATGACAACACCGACAGCGACACCTTCAAGGTGCGGTTTGTGATCAAGGCCGAGATCCGCTGTGATCCGGTACGGGTCGGAAGCGAATTCATTGCCGACGTCGATCCGGCATATGGCAGGATCAAGATTATCGGGGCGACTGCATGA
- the tssF gene encoding type VI secretion system baseplate subunit TssF codes for MNREFLDLYNQELTYLREQGAAFADAYPGVAERLGGLLEDRSDPMLSGLLEGAAFLAARVQLKMKHEFSEFTSNLFEQLYPSALAPIPSMVLARVTPKYGDANLRNGIKISRHAPMEAVFRERRGEVRCRFTLAAPIVMTPLELTGARYLSSAAQISGLGAEMAEDRRARAGLSITLTHRMAEDPENEVSAKEALKKPEYQVAGCRINELPIRLIGPIELAAKVYEQIFGHTIALYLRTEDAYGQSSLQRMPVSAIEQLGFDEEDALLRNDRRMFMGFDYLRDYFNFPRSFLGLRLTGLRRYLDQVKAKSFELIFVFDEAEPRLPSHVEAKIFALHAAPAVNLFERQTDRVPIKKGQHEFAVITDRTRPIDYEVHSVTEVNAHFSGGEKRSVEPLYSVAPDTEKAGHEWFYTVRRLPRRQSSSEVRRMQPSPYVGTETFISISSGAHAAALLQSGDKQLAELSLKVMASNRAVAADLPVGSNSDLVRYRRFPHSRGHRPQGRLRGRPDFAESAASFL; via the coding sequence ATGAACCGGGAATTTCTGGACCTTTACAATCAGGAGCTGACCTACTTGCGGGAACAGGGCGCGGCATTTGCCGACGCCTATCCGGGCGTGGCCGAGCGCCTGGGCGGACTGCTGGAAGACCGGTCGGACCCTATGCTGTCCGGCCTTCTGGAAGGCGCGGCCTTTCTGGCGGCGCGCGTCCAGCTCAAGATGAAGCACGAGTTTTCCGAGTTCACGTCCAACCTGTTCGAGCAACTCTATCCGTCCGCCCTCGCGCCCATTCCCTCCATGGTGCTTGCCCGCGTCACGCCCAAATACGGCGATGCCAACCTGCGCAACGGCATCAAGATAAGCCGGCACGCGCCCATGGAGGCCGTTTTCCGCGAACGGCGGGGAGAAGTGCGCTGCAGGTTCACGCTTGCCGCCCCGATCGTCATGACGCCCCTGGAGCTCACCGGAGCGCGGTATCTGAGTTCGGCCGCGCAGATTTCCGGCCTTGGTGCTGAAATGGCCGAGGACCGGCGCGCAAGAGCCGGTCTGTCGATCACGCTCACCCATCGAATGGCCGAAGACCCGGAGAACGAAGTCTCCGCCAAGGAGGCACTCAAGAAACCGGAATACCAGGTGGCGGGCTGCCGGATCAACGAGTTGCCCATCCGGCTGATCGGCCCGATTGAACTGGCCGCGAAGGTCTATGAGCAGATCTTTGGCCACACCATCGCTCTCTACCTCCGGACCGAAGATGCATACGGCCAGTCTTCGCTGCAAAGAATGCCTGTAAGCGCCATCGAGCAGCTTGGCTTCGATGAGGAAGACGCCCTCTTGCGCAATGACCGCAGGATGTTCATGGGCTTCGACTACCTGCGGGACTATTTCAATTTCCCCCGCAGCTTTCTCGGCCTGCGCCTTACGGGTCTGCGTCGCTATCTCGACCAGGTCAAGGCAAAGTCCTTCGAGCTGATTTTCGTCTTCGATGAGGCCGAACCCCGTTTGCCCTCTCATGTGGAAGCGAAGATCTTCGCCCTGCATGCCGCTCCGGCCGTCAACCTGTTCGAACGCCAGACCGACAGGGTGCCGATCAAGAAGGGGCAACATGAATTTGCCGTCATCACCGACCGCACCCGCCCGATCGACTACGAAGTCCACTCCGTTACGGAGGTCAACGCGCATTTCTCCGGCGGGGAAAAACGGTCCGTCGAGCCGCTCTACAGCGTAGCCCCGGACACGGAAAAGGCCGGCCATGAGTGGTTCTACACGGTTCGCCGCCTGCCCCGCCGCCAGTCATCTTCCGAAGTGCGGCGCATGCAGCCCAGCCCGTATGTCGGTACGGAAACCTTCATCTCGATTTCAAGCGGCGCTCACGCGGCCGCACTGCTGCAGAGCGGCGACAAGCAGCTTGCCGAACTTTCCCTCAAAGTGATGGCATCCAACCGGGCGGTGGCGGCCGATCTTCCGGTCGGCAGCAATTCGGATCTCGTCCGATATCGGCGATTTCCGCATTCTCGAGGACATCGGCCTCAAGGTCGATTGCGTGGCCGGCCCGACTTCGCCGAGAGCGCCGCTTCTTTCCTATAA
- the tssG gene encoding type VI secretion system baseplate subunit TssG: protein MGKSRRLMEDIVRFGQDPSAEFAGSTIERATRDRRGDLVLLERFLGLLGPQGALPSAYTDEAIMWGLRGEDSFPRFLDLFNNRFIQLFFRAWADARPIVQHDRPDDDRFLTYLGSAIGIGSPIYRDLDRIDDRLKLLYGGLMSPKAKSAARLQSLIAGVFGVKVEIDQCVGNWLHLDKDDQLSLGTLGPGGAGQLGLDTIVGAKVYSVSDKIRIRIFTRSLDEYRKFLPPTRTKPNPWTEKLFDLIDFYLGLEIEYEIELALPARCASAVHMDRNNSATLGHIGWLKTASIDDEDTEAGDEDEVMLTDTRFRPVRRHTTVYQ from the coding sequence ATTGGCAAGAGCCGCCGGCTGATGGAAGACATCGTGCGTTTCGGGCAGGATCCTTCAGCCGAATTTGCAGGATCGACGATAGAACGCGCCACACGCGACCGCCGCGGCGACCTGGTGCTGCTGGAACGGTTTCTCGGCCTTCTCGGGCCTCAGGGCGCCTTGCCGTCGGCTTACACGGACGAAGCCATCATGTGGGGGCTTCGCGGCGAGGACAGCTTTCCCCGCTTCCTCGATCTCTTCAACAACCGCTTCATCCAGCTTTTCTTCCGTGCCTGGGCCGATGCACGCCCCATCGTTCAGCATGACCGCCCGGATGACGACCGGTTCCTGACCTATCTTGGCTCGGCCATCGGCATTGGCTCGCCGATCTACCGCGACCTCGACCGGATCGATGACAGGCTGAAGCTGCTTTACGGCGGGTTGATGTCGCCGAAGGCAAAGAGCGCGGCCCGGTTGCAATCGCTGATCGCCGGAGTGTTCGGTGTCAAGGTGGAAATCGACCAATGCGTCGGGAACTGGCTGCATCTGGACAAGGACGACCAGCTCAGCCTCGGCACGCTCGGCCCCGGAGGCGCCGGCCAGCTCGGTCTCGACACGATCGTCGGAGCCAAGGTCTACAGCGTCAGCGACAAGATCCGCATCCGTATCTTCACCCGCTCGCTGGACGAATACCGCAAGTTTCTGCCGCCCACCCGGACGAAGCCCAATCCGTGGACCGAGAAGCTCTTTGACCTCATCGACTTCTACCTGGGTCTGGAGATCGAGTATGAAATCGAACTCGCCCTCCCCGCACGCTGTGCTTCCGCGGTCCACATGGACCGGAACAACTCCGCCACGCTCGGTCATATCGGCTGGCTGAAAACGGCGAGTATCGACGACGAAGATACCGAAGCCGGGGATGAGGACGAGGTAATGCTGACCGATACCCGCTTCCGCCCCGTGCGCCGCCACACGACCGTCTATCAATAG
- a CDS encoding Clp protease N-terminal domain-containing protein: MSDILVETVANKLTTVSYECLERAMRLTKSSGHRNLEILQWLYYLARDENTDFVHVLRHFGIDVAEVHTDLQKAISELKINQTELPSMAAPFQEALERAWFEGTLRYGDYKIRSAYVLIAMLGERTTARQLRSYSSALDKLNRDIIVRDLDKIAGTSGEAGARPVDGSGPKAAAPAGAKGEVRRQPSGAAPARMRWPSSRSTSPPAQGPRSSIRSSAGTTKSARSSTS; encoded by the coding sequence ATGAGTGACATTCTGGTTGAAACAGTTGCCAACAAGCTCACTACGGTGAGCTACGAGTGCCTGGAAAGGGCGATGCGGCTGACCAAGAGCTCCGGGCACCGGAATCTGGAGATCCTGCAGTGGCTCTACTATCTGGCGCGCGACGAAAACACCGATTTCGTCCACGTCTTGCGCCATTTCGGCATCGATGTGGCAGAGGTCCATACCGACCTGCAGAAGGCGATCTCCGAGCTCAAGATCAATCAGACGGAACTGCCCTCCATGGCCGCCCCGTTCCAGGAAGCGCTGGAGCGCGCCTGGTTTGAGGGTACCCTGCGGTATGGCGACTACAAGATCCGCTCCGCCTATGTGCTGATTGCCATGCTGGGCGAGCGGACGACCGCGCGCCAGCTGCGCAGCTATTCCTCCGCGCTCGACAAGCTCAACCGCGATATTATCGTTCGCGACCTGGACAAGATTGCCGGAACTTCCGGCGAAGCCGGGGCACGTCCCGTTGACGGATCCGGCCCGAAAGCCGCCGCGCCGGCCGGCGCCAAGGGGGAAGTTCGGAGGCAGCCGTCGGGAGCGGCGCCGGCGAGGATGCGCTGGCCCAGTTCACGGTCGACTTCACCGCCCGCGCAAGGGCCGAGGAGTTCGATCCGATCGTCGGCCGGGACGACGAAATCCGCCAGGTCATCGACGTCCTGA